The Oikeobacillus pervagus genome includes a window with the following:
- a CDS encoding CBS domain-containing protein yields the protein MATKHEQILHYIEGLSIGEKISVRQIAKALSVSEGTAYRAIKDAEIKGFVSAIERVGTIRIEQKKKENIEKLTYAEVINIVDGQVLGGRTGLHKTLNKFVIGAMKLDAMMRYTGAGNLLIVGNRTKAHEHALQAGAAVLITGGFDTEEHVKKLADELELPVISTSYDTFTVATMINRAIYDQLIKKEITLVGDILTPLEKTVYLMLEATVEEWIDKNKETFHSRFPVVDRQMKVQGMVTAKDIMGFESDLSIEKVMTKNPITVSVRTSVASAAHIMIWEGIEVLPVVDDQNKLQGIISRQDVLKALQMTQRQPQVGETIDDIVTNQLEMVDTKKGNQDTYKFEVTPQMTNQLGTISYGVFTTIVAEAANRALRLLKKGDLVVENITVYFLKPVQMESMIEVCPKVLEVGRKFGKVDVEVFNEGTLVGKVLMMCQLIERS from the coding sequence TTGGCTACTAAACATGAACAAATATTACATTATATTGAGGGATTGTCTATTGGAGAAAAGATCTCTGTCAGGCAAATTGCGAAAGCGTTAAGTGTCAGTGAGGGGACTGCTTATCGTGCAATTAAAGACGCAGAAATTAAAGGATTTGTGAGTGCGATTGAACGTGTAGGGACCATTCGTATCGAACAGAAGAAAAAAGAAAACATTGAAAAGCTCACATATGCCGAAGTGATTAATATCGTGGATGGGCAAGTATTGGGTGGTCGAACAGGACTTCATAAGACATTGAATAAATTTGTCATTGGGGCCATGAAGCTTGATGCGATGATGAGATATACTGGGGCAGGAAACTTATTAATCGTCGGAAATCGGACGAAGGCCCATGAACATGCGCTACAAGCTGGAGCCGCTGTATTAATTACAGGTGGGTTTGATACTGAAGAACATGTAAAAAAACTAGCGGATGAATTAGAGCTTCCCGTTATTTCGACAAGCTATGATACTTTCACCGTTGCCACGATGATTAATCGTGCGATCTATGACCAACTCATCAAAAAAGAAATCACGCTTGTGGGGGATATTCTTACACCATTAGAGAAAACCGTTTATTTAATGTTAGAGGCGACGGTTGAAGAGTGGATCGATAAAAATAAAGAGACCTTTCATAGTCGCTTTCCAGTAGTTGACAGACAAATGAAAGTTCAAGGGATGGTTACAGCGAAAGACATTATGGGATTTGAATCCGATTTGTCCATTGAAAAAGTGATGACCAAAAACCCTATTACTGTAAGCGTACGTACAAGTGTTGCTTCAGCAGCTCATATTATGATTTGGGAAGGAATAGAAGTTTTACCTGTAGTAGATGATCAAAATAAATTGCAAGGAATCATTAGCCGTCAAGATGTTTTAAAAGCATTGCAAATGACACAAAGACAACCTCAAGTTGGAGAAACGATTGATGATATTGTGACAAATCAATTAGAAATGGTGGATACGAAAAAAGGCAATCAAGATACATACAAATTTGAAGTAACACCACAAATGACGAATCAGCTTGGAACGATTTCCTACGGTGTGTTTACAACCATAGTAGCAGAGGCGGCCAATCGAGCATTGCGACTATTGAAGAAAGGGGACTTAGTAGTCGAAAATATTACGGTCTATTTTTTAAAACCGGTTCAGATGGAAAGCATGATTGAAGTTTGTCCAAAGGTTTTGGAAGTAGGACGTAAATTTGGAAAAGTGGATGTGGAAGTTTTTAATGAAGGAACCCTTGTTGGGAAAGTATTAATGATGTGCCAGCTTATCGAGCGCAGCTAA
- a CDS encoding universal stress protein, with amino-acid sequence MTMKYENIVVAVDGSKEAEWAFKKSIEIAKRNDATINLVHVIDTRSFAAIEAYDRSIAERAEKYGNELLDDYKKQAEEKGVTSINTFVEYGSPKVVISKDIAKKVEADLIICGATGLNAVERFLIGSVSEHIIRSARCDVLVVRTDKE; translated from the coding sequence ATGACAATGAAATATGAAAATATTGTTGTTGCAGTTGATGGTTCTAAAGAAGCAGAATGGGCATTTAAAAAATCAATTGAAATTGCAAAACGTAATGACGCAACTATTAACCTTGTACATGTGATTGATACTCGCTCTTTCGCTGCTATTGAAGCGTATGACCGTTCTATTGCTGAGCGTGCCGAAAAATATGGAAATGAATTACTTGATGACTATAAAAAACAAGCGGAAGAAAAAGGAGTCACATCTATTAACACTTTTGTTGAATATGGCTCACCAAAAGTAGTGATTTCAAAAGATATTGCGAAAAAAGTGGAAGCAGATTTAATCATTTGTGGGGCTACAGGATTAAATGCGGTGGAACGTTTCTTAATTGGAAGCGTTTCCGAACATATTATTCGTTCCGCCCGTTGCGATGTTCTTGTTGTACGAACTGATAAAGAATAA
- the argH gene encoding argininosuccinate lyase: MKKLWGGRFQKSAEKWVDEFGASISFDQELVFEDLEGSLAHVTMLGKCGILTNEEAEQIKAGLNKLKEKVLNEELSFSTDQEDIHLNLEKHLIDEIGPVGGKLHTGRSRNDQVATDMHLYLKKQVSFIIELIEKFQEVILKKAEVHVETLAPGYTHLQRAQPISFGHHLMAYFWMLQRDKERFQEGIKRTDVSPLGSGALAGTTFPIDRKLTASLLNFSSVYENSMDAVSDRDFILEFLSASSIMMMHLSRLAEEMILWSSQEFQFIEMDDTFSTGSSIMPQKKNPDMAELIRGKTGRVYGNLFSLLTVLKGLPLAYNKDMQEDKEGMFDTVHTVIGSLKIFTGMIETMKVNEKRLHDAVHHDFSNATELADYLATKGIPFREAHEIVGKLVLHCIHNQCYLADLSMEDLKEASQVIEEDIYEVLSPFQAVKRRNSLGGTGFEQVKQQIKTGQQLI, translated from the coding sequence ATGAAAAAATTATGGGGCGGACGTTTCCAAAAATCAGCAGAAAAATGGGTAGACGAATTCGGAGCTTCCATCTCATTTGACCAAGAATTAGTGTTTGAAGATCTTGAAGGAAGTTTGGCTCATGTTACCATGCTTGGTAAGTGTGGGATTCTGACAAATGAGGAAGCAGAGCAAATAAAAGCGGGATTAAACAAATTAAAAGAAAAAGTCCTTAATGAAGAACTTTCTTTCTCAACGGATCAAGAGGACATCCATTTAAATTTAGAAAAACATCTTATCGATGAAATTGGCCCAGTCGGTGGAAAACTTCATACAGGAAGAAGCCGTAATGACCAAGTTGCGACAGATATGCATCTATATTTAAAGAAGCAAGTGTCTTTCATTATTGAATTAATCGAGAAGTTTCAAGAAGTAATCCTAAAAAAAGCTGAGGTGCATGTTGAGACACTTGCACCTGGCTATACCCATTTGCAAAGGGCCCAACCTATTTCCTTTGGCCATCATTTAATGGCGTATTTTTGGATGCTTCAACGGGATAAGGAACGTTTTCAAGAGGGAATAAAGCGTACGGATGTTTCACCACTTGGGTCAGGTGCCCTTGCAGGAACGACATTTCCGATAGACCGTAAGTTGACGGCATCCCTTTTAAATTTTTCATCTGTTTATGAGAATAGTATGGATGCTGTAAGTGATCGGGATTTCATTTTAGAGTTCTTGAGTGCCTCTTCCATTATGATGATGCATTTATCTCGTCTTGCCGAGGAAATGATTCTTTGGTCAAGTCAGGAGTTTCAATTTATCGAAATGGATGATACATTTTCCACGGGAAGTAGTATTATGCCACAAAAGAAAAATCCTGATATGGCCGAGCTTATTCGTGGGAAAACGGGACGCGTGTATGGAAATCTATTCTCCTTGTTAACGGTTCTTAAAGGTTTACCATTAGCCTACAACAAGGACATGCAGGAAGATAAAGAGGGAATGTTTGATACTGTACATACGGTTATCGGCTCATTGAAGATCTTTACAGGCATGATTGAAACGATGAAAGTAAATGAAAAGCGTTTGCATGATGCTGTTCACCATGATTTTTCGAATGCAACAGAATTAGCAGATTATTTAGCAACAAAAGGCATTCCATTTAGGGAAGCTCATGAAATTGTTGGGAAACTTGTTCTCCATTGCATTCATAATCAATGTTATTTAGCCGATTTGTCCATGGAGGATTTAAAAGAAGCTTCACAAGTTATTGAAGAAGATATCTATGAAGTGCTATCCCCTTTCCAAGCAGTGAAGAGAAGAAATTCTCTTGGCGGAACAGGGTTCGAGCAAGTGAAACAACAAATTAAAACAGGACAACAATTGATTTAA
- a CDS encoding metal-dependent hydrolase: protein MKVSYHGHSVVKIETKGKTILIDPFINGNELTDLKVEDEKPDVIILTHGHGDHVGDTVELAKRNQSLVIAVNELAVYLSHQGLNTHPMHIGGSYSFDFGKVKFTQAFHGSGLETVDGEFLYMGMPAGVLMMVEGKTIYHAGDTGLFSDMKLIGELHPIDLAFLPIGDNFTMGPEDAALAAKFLKAKKVVPVHYNTFPPIKQDPQKFLTLLEGDIGKVMNPGDVLDI from the coding sequence ATGAAAGTATCATATCACGGACATTCAGTCGTCAAAATTGAAACAAAAGGTAAAACGATTTTAATCGATCCATTTATCAATGGAAACGAATTGACTGATTTAAAAGTAGAAGATGAAAAGCCAGATGTCATCATTTTGACACATGGACATGGAGACCATGTGGGCGATACGGTTGAATTAGCTAAAAGAAATCAATCGCTCGTGATCGCAGTGAATGAACTAGCGGTTTACTTAAGTCACCAAGGTTTAAATACCCATCCGATGCATATTGGGGGTTCTTATTCATTTGATTTTGGAAAAGTGAAATTCACGCAAGCTTTTCATGGAAGCGGTTTAGAGACAGTGGATGGAGAATTTTTATATATGGGAATGCCAGCAGGGGTGTTAATGATGGTAGAGGGGAAAACGATTTACCATGCAGGGGACACAGGCCTATTCTCAGATATGAAATTAATTGGGGAGCTTCATCCGATCGATCTAGCTTTCTTGCCGATTGGGGATAATTTCACAATGGGTCCAGAAGATGCTGCCTTAGCAGCTAAGTTTCTAAAAGCGAAGAAAGTGGTTCCAGTTCATTACAATACCTTCCCACCAATTAAACAAGATCCGCAAAAATTCCTTACTTTATTAGAAGGTGACATTGGAAAAGTGATGAATCCTGGGGATGTTCTTGACATTTAA
- a CDS encoding DHH family phosphoesterase — translation MKKKILEKVKEYSTIIVHRHVRPDPDAYGSQGGLVEILKTSFPDKQIYAVGNDEPSLSFMRKMDEISDDQYEGALVIVCDTANQERICDKRYSLGSYLIKIDHHPNEDPYGDMRWVDTSASSVSEMIYNFYLSHKEDGLKMTDEAARLLFAGIVGDTGRFIYPSTTNKTFDYAGDLIRYDFDRTNLFNKMYEVDPKVLKLQGFILQNFEWRPNGIASMVIRKELLEQFDVSVPEASQLVSSLGNVKDIKAWAFFIEEDDQIRVRLRSKGPIINEVAKKFNGGGHPLAAGASIYHWEEVDEVMKELESIC, via the coding sequence ATGAAAAAAAAGATATTAGAAAAAGTGAAAGAGTATTCTACGATTATTGTGCACCGACATGTTCGACCAGACCCAGACGCATATGGTTCGCAAGGGGGATTAGTTGAAATCTTAAAAACATCTTTTCCAGATAAACAAATTTACGCAGTTGGAAATGATGAGCCTTCTTTATCTTTCATGAGAAAGATGGATGAAATTTCTGATGATCAGTATGAGGGTGCACTTGTGATTGTTTGTGATACGGCCAATCAAGAGCGTATATGTGATAAACGTTATTCTCTTGGTAGCTATTTAATTAAAATTGATCATCATCCGAATGAAGATCCATATGGTGATATGAGATGGGTGGATACATCGGCAAGCTCTGTCAGTGAAATGATTTATAATTTTTATTTAAGCCATAAAGAGGATGGATTAAAGATGACGGATGAAGCGGCACGGCTACTTTTTGCGGGAATTGTCGGGGATACAGGAAGATTTATCTATCCAAGTACAACAAATAAAACATTTGACTATGCAGGAGATCTAATACGGTATGATTTTGACCGAACCAATTTATTTAATAAAATGTATGAAGTCGATCCTAAAGTATTAAAGCTACAAGGATTTATTTTACAAAATTTCGAGTGGCGTCCAAATGGAATTGCCTCAATGGTCATCCGAAAAGAATTATTGGAACAGTTTGATGTTTCCGTTCCAGAGGCGTCTCAACTTGTCAGCAGTTTAGGAAATGTAAAAGATATAAAAGCATGGGCATTCTTTATTGAAGAGGATGATCAGATCCGTGTTCGCCTTCGTTCAAAAGGACCGATTATAAACGAAGTGGCCAAGAAATTTAATGGTGGCGGTCATCCACTTGCAGCAGGAGCTTCCATTTATCATTGGGAAGAAGTAGATGAGGTAATGAAAGAATTAGAGTCGATTTGTTAA
- a CDS encoding YtrH family sporulation protein — translation MAEAFFPEFFKCFFIALGVMLGGSFIGGLASFITGKPPLTEIYQISSSLRIWAIIASIGGTFDTLYSFEKGFLDGDTKTLFKQFLFILSAMGGAQTAALIISWFTQEHISS, via the coding sequence TTGGCAGAGGCCTTTTTTCCAGAGTTTTTTAAATGTTTTTTTATTGCACTTGGTGTTATGCTTGGCGGGTCATTTATTGGAGGGCTAGCCTCCTTTATTACAGGAAAACCACCCTTAACGGAAATTTATCAAATTTCTAGTAGTTTAAGAATTTGGGCGATTATTGCCAGTATCGGAGGAACCTTTGATACATTATATAGTTTTGAAAAAGGGTTTCTTGATGGTGATACGAAAACTTTATTTAAACAGTTTTTATTTATACTATCTGCCATGGGTGGAGCACAGACAGCGGCTCTTATTATTTCTTGGTTCACACAGGAGCATATATCTTCATGA
- the dnaE gene encoding DNA polymerase III subunit alpha, with translation MSFVHLQITTGYSLLSSTISIDQLIHRAKELEFQALAITDRNVMYGVIPFYQACKEKGIKPIIGLTLDVFSVTGEEQSFPLVLLAKNQKGYQNLLKLSSAVQTKSKTGVPAKWLKAYSEGLLAFTPGLEGEVEYHLLHEDIAKAEQAILTYQKFFAKNCFYLSLQNHQKVEEKKILPHLLSLSEKLQLPCIVSNDVRFLHKEDSFAYQCALLIRDGKKLSEEREEQVIGEYHLKTKKEMQELFEAYPSALQSTIDIAKQCQVEILFNQTLLPKYPVSEGRSAKDVLYQLCYSGLKKIGKENEKTYVERLQYELDIITRMGFSDYFLIVWDFMKYAREQGILTGPGRGSAAGSLVAYVLQITKVDPLEYDLLFERFLNPERITMPDIDLDFPDHRRDEVIEYVKNKYGDLHVAQIITFGTLSAKAVMRDVARSFGFNTKELEQLSRMIPTRLGITLKDVYDQSKPFRDWVHESKNHAKLFQTALKLEGLPRHTSTHAAGVVITERPLVEHLPVQEGNNGIFLTQFPMDILEKIGLLKIDFLGLRNLTILERIMESIYFSTGQKVDLSRIPMDDPKTFQLLSDGHTTGVFQLESDGMRKVLSTLKPTEFEDIVAVNALYRPGPMENIPTYIERKHGKKVEYPHEDLKGILQKTYGVLIYQEQIMQIASKMAGFTLGEADLLRRAVSKKKKEVLTSERKHFVKGSLGRGYSEETAHDMYDLIVRFANYGFNRSHAVAYSFIAYQLAYLKAHFPVYFMAALFTSVIGNEEKIAQYVKEAKEMGINILPPSIQKSQFPFRVEKDGIRFSLGAIKGVGVAALREIISARKDRSFHDLFDFCLRVSPSAVNRKTIESLVFSGAMDDFGVDRATLLASIDPALAHVEIVKPFQDEQSDLFDGEEFFPKPKYTEVDPLTLEHQLSFEKEVLGLYLSNHPVTPYKDVFSVLSTVSIIDVKEGMRNIRLGVMMNDMKTIRTKKGEVMAFLTLSDDTGDIDAVVFPEVYKRNSAKCQKGKIGLLEGKIGKRNGKLQFIVSAVFQLEEAIEWTNEAKQRLYLKINDHNETKDILNQVYSILKKYRGNTVVILFYESNHRTIQLRRKNWVEPNDSCLEELKKILGAESVVLKPFIEPS, from the coding sequence TTGTCATTTGTTCATTTACAAATAACAACAGGTTATAGTCTTTTATCAAGTACGATTTCAATCGATCAGCTCATTCATCGAGCGAAAGAGCTCGAGTTTCAGGCGCTTGCCATTACAGATCGAAATGTCATGTATGGTGTCATCCCTTTTTATCAGGCCTGTAAAGAGAAAGGGATTAAGCCCATTATAGGTTTGACTTTAGATGTGTTCAGTGTAACGGGGGAGGAGCAATCGTTTCCTCTTGTTTTACTTGCTAAAAACCAAAAGGGGTATCAGAATTTATTAAAGCTTTCTAGCGCCGTCCAAACGAAATCGAAAACTGGAGTACCGGCTAAATGGTTAAAAGCGTATTCCGAGGGTTTATTGGCCTTTACTCCTGGATTAGAAGGGGAAGTGGAATACCATTTACTCCATGAAGACATTGCAAAAGCAGAACAGGCGATTTTGACATACCAAAAGTTTTTTGCAAAAAATTGTTTTTATTTAAGTCTACAAAACCATCAAAAGGTTGAAGAGAAGAAAATCCTTCCCCACTTGCTTTCTTTAAGTGAAAAATTACAACTACCATGTATAGTCTCGAATGATGTGAGATTTTTACATAAAGAAGATTCCTTTGCTTATCAATGTGCCCTTCTGATTCGAGACGGAAAAAAATTATCAGAAGAGAGGGAAGAGCAAGTTATCGGGGAATATCATTTAAAAACAAAAAAAGAGATGCAAGAACTTTTTGAAGCCTACCCAAGTGCACTCCAATCTACAATCGACATCGCAAAACAATGCCAAGTCGAAATCTTATTTAATCAAACATTGCTTCCGAAGTATCCAGTTTCTGAAGGGAGAAGTGCGAAGGATGTATTATATCAACTTTGTTATTCAGGATTAAAAAAAATTGGCAAAGAAAATGAGAAAACATATGTCGAAAGACTTCAATATGAACTGGATATTATCACTCGAATGGGATTTAGTGATTATTTTTTAATTGTTTGGGATTTTATGAAATATGCAAGAGAACAAGGAATATTGACAGGGCCTGGGAGAGGATCAGCTGCAGGGTCTCTAGTGGCCTATGTTCTTCAGATCACAAAGGTAGATCCTTTAGAGTATGACTTGCTATTTGAACGTTTCTTAAACCCGGAAAGAATTACCATGCCTGATATTGATTTAGATTTCCCTGACCATCGTAGGGATGAAGTGATCGAATATGTGAAAAATAAATATGGAGATTTACATGTTGCACAAATTATTACGTTTGGAACATTGTCAGCCAAGGCTGTGATGAGAGATGTTGCCCGTTCATTTGGTTTTAACACGAAAGAACTTGAGCAACTTTCAAGAATGATTCCGACGCGATTGGGAATCACATTAAAAGATGTCTATGATCAATCAAAGCCATTTCGAGATTGGGTACATGAATCAAAGAATCATGCAAAATTATTCCAAACCGCTTTAAAATTAGAAGGGTTACCGAGACATACATCAACACATGCAGCGGGGGTCGTGATTACAGAACGTCCGTTAGTGGAACATCTTCCCGTCCAAGAAGGCAATAATGGGATCTTTTTGACGCAATTTCCTATGGATATATTAGAGAAAATCGGTCTACTAAAAATTGACTTTCTCGGCCTACGTAATTTAACGATTTTGGAGAGAATTATGGAATCCATTTATTTCTCAACAGGTCAAAAGGTAGATCTTTCACGAATCCCAATGGATGATCCAAAGACTTTCCAACTATTAAGTGATGGCCATACAACGGGAGTTTTTCAACTAGAATCAGATGGAATGAGAAAGGTTTTATCCACTTTAAAACCGACTGAATTCGAAGATATTGTGGCAGTAAATGCCTTATACCGTCCGGGTCCAATGGAAAATATTCCAACATATATTGAACGTAAGCATGGGAAAAAGGTGGAATATCCTCATGAAGATTTGAAAGGGATTTTACAAAAAACGTATGGGGTGCTGATCTACCAAGAACAAATCATGCAAATTGCCTCTAAAATGGCTGGTTTTACATTAGGAGAAGCAGACCTATTGCGTAGAGCGGTAAGTAAGAAGAAAAAAGAAGTATTAACAAGTGAAAGAAAGCATTTTGTTAAAGGGTCTTTGGGGCGTGGATACAGTGAAGAAACCGCCCATGATATGTATGATCTTATTGTTCGATTTGCCAATTATGGATTTAACCGAAGTCATGCGGTAGCCTACAGTTTTATTGCTTACCAACTTGCCTATTTAAAAGCTCATTTCCCCGTGTATTTTATGGCCGCATTATTTACATCTGTCATTGGAAATGAAGAAAAAATAGCTCAATACGTGAAGGAAGCAAAGGAAATGGGAATCAACATTTTGCCACCTTCCATTCAAAAAAGCCAATTCCCTTTTCGAGTAGAAAAAGACGGAATACGCTTTAGTCTTGGCGCAATTAAAGGGGTAGGAGTAGCGGCACTCAGAGAAATCATTAGTGCGCGAAAAGACCGCTCTTTTCATGATCTATTTGACTTTTGTTTAAGGGTGTCCCCCTCAGCTGTGAATCGAAAGACGATAGAATCACTTGTTTTTTCTGGGGCGATGGATGATTTTGGTGTCGACCGCGCTACATTATTAGCCAGTATCGATCCCGCTTTAGCCCATGTTGAAATTGTCAAACCATTCCAGGATGAACAGAGTGATTTATTTGACGGGGAAGAATTTTTCCCTAAGCCAAAATATACAGAAGTCGATCCGCTTACATTAGAACATCAATTGTCATTTGAAAAAGAGGTGTTGGGCCTTTATTTGTCCAATCATCCCGTTACGCCGTATAAAGATGTTTTTTCAGTATTATCAACGGTTTCGATTATCGATGTAAAAGAAGGAATGCGAAATATTCGGTTGGGAGTCATGATGAATGATATGAAAACGATTCGGACGAAGAAAGGGGAAGTAATGGCTTTTCTCACTTTATCTGATGATACTGGGGATATAGATGCCGTTGTATTTCCAGAAGTGTATAAACGGAACTCGGCTAAATGTCAAAAGGGCAAGATCGGTCTATTAGAAGGGAAAATCGGAAAACGAAATGGGAAACTGCAATTCATCGTTTCTGCTGTATTCCAGCTAGAAGAAGCCATTGAATGGACAAATGAGGCCAAACAACGATTATATTTAAAAATAAACGATCATAATGAAACAAAGGACATCTTAAATCAAGTCTACTCTATATTAAAAAAATATAGAGGGAACACCGTCGTTATTTTATTTTATGAAAGCAATCATCGAACCATCCAATTAAGAAGGAAAAATTGGGTGGAACCAAATGATTCATGTTTGGAAGAGCTAAAAAAAATATTGGGAGCTGAAAGTGTCGTTTTAAAGCCCTTTATAGAGCCAAGTTAG
- a CDS encoding M24 family metallopeptidase gives MNQRLENLMDWMKEKEIDFSFITLPDNVFYLSGFRSDPNERLLAIGVFAEKEPFLICPQMEIEDAKRAGWGYELIGYTDIENPWEMIERSTNSRVSSIRKIAIEKEHLNVERFEQLQYCFSDAAFIGAEEKLHQLRMIKDEHELNLLRKAAEYADLAVQAGVNEITEGKSELEILAAIEFEMKKQGIAEMSFSTMVLTGKNAASPHGTPGVTKVKKGDLVLFDLGVVYEGYCSDITRTVAYGDLNDKQLEIYETVLKAEKAAVHAVKPGVKAKELDLTARKIIAEAGYGDYFPHRLGHGLGISVHEYPSLTETNELKIEQGMVFTIEPGIYVPEIAGVRIEDDVYVTETGVEVLTKFPKELQIVK, from the coding sequence ATGAATCAAAGACTTGAAAATCTAATGGACTGGATGAAAGAGAAAGAGATTGATTTTTCCTTTATCACCTTACCTGATAATGTGTTTTACTTAAGTGGTTTTCGAAGTGACCCTAATGAACGCCTGTTAGCCATTGGGGTGTTCGCTGAAAAAGAACCTTTTCTAATCTGTCCCCAAATGGAAATTGAAGATGCGAAGCGAGCTGGATGGGGATATGAGTTAATCGGTTACACGGATATTGAAAACCCATGGGAAATGATTGAAAGAAGCACAAATAGCCGTGTCTCATCTATTCGTAAAATCGCTATTGAAAAAGAGCATTTAAACGTGGAACGTTTTGAACAATTACAATATTGTTTTTCCGATGCTGCTTTTATCGGCGCAGAAGAAAAGCTTCATCAACTTAGAATGATCAAAGATGAGCACGAACTCAACTTATTAAGAAAGGCCGCTGAATATGCCGATCTGGCTGTTCAAGCAGGGGTAAATGAAATTACAGAAGGGAAATCTGAGCTTGAGATCCTTGCCGCGATTGAATTTGAAATGAAAAAGCAAGGGATTGCGGAAATGTCTTTCTCAACAATGGTTCTAACTGGGAAAAATGCAGCTTCTCCACATGGCACTCCAGGAGTAACCAAAGTGAAAAAAGGAGATCTTGTCTTATTCGATTTAGGAGTCGTATATGAAGGCTATTGTTCTGACATCACTAGAACTGTAGCTTATGGTGATCTAAACGATAAGCAATTGGAAATATACGAAACGGTGTTAAAAGCAGAAAAAGCTGCCGTTCATGCAGTAAAACCAGGGGTAAAAGCAAAAGAATTAGATTTAACCGCTAGAAAAATCATTGCGGAAGCAGGCTATGGAGATTATTTCCCTCATCGCTTAGGCCATGGTTTAGGAATTAGTGTTCATGAATATCCTTCCCTAACAGAGACAAACGAACTCAAAATCGAACAAGGAATGGTCTTTACAATTGAACCTGGTATTTATGTACCAGAAATCGCAGGTGTACGAATTGAAGATGATGTATATGTGACGGAAACAGGTGTTGAAGTATTAACTAAGTTTCCGAAAGAATTACAAATAGTTAAATAA
- a CDS encoding YtpI family protein — protein MPVLVFFIVVSFSFYIFYKVKYVRSRLPMEKKWLSAKSSMALGLFVGLFGINTVFIQQTTVGFIVAGVFVLIGFASFWAGMKSYRFHLPYVKKEAEELE, from the coding sequence ATGCCCGTTTTAGTATTTTTTATCGTCGTTTCTTTTTCTTTTTATATTTTTTATAAAGTTAAGTACGTCCGAAGCCGTCTTCCAATGGAAAAGAAATGGCTTTCAGCTAAATCTAGTATGGCACTTGGGTTATTTGTCGGTTTATTTGGTATTAATACTGTTTTCATTCAACAAACCACAGTGGGGTTTATCGTAGCAGGTGTTTTTGTCCTCATTGGTTTTGCAAGCTTTTGGGCTGGAATGAAATCTTACCGCTTTCATTTGCCATATGTGAAAAAAGAAGCAGAAGAGCTAGAATAA
- the ytrI gene encoding sporulation membrane protein YtrI: MRVPQISKKKNWQIFLSGVTIGGCISWLIFIYMFGVLQEEQTNIIERQKADITDLKSHISIWQEEFKKLNKKNQEMLTVQKVEVKITNFDRYKIEDSHSIFEVEEMIKEDLNVLLAKDLNTVYQNKDLIKKTIENKTVKINDKRYNVKVKEIYFFTKVQIYLELRLAT, translated from the coding sequence ATGAGAGTTCCGCAAATTTCAAAAAAGAAAAATTGGCAAATCTTCTTATCGGGAGTAACCATCGGTGGTTGTATAAGCTGGCTTATTTTCATTTACATGTTTGGGGTCCTTCAAGAGGAGCAAACGAATATCATCGAACGTCAAAAAGCAGATATCACAGATCTAAAATCACATATATCGATCTGGCAAGAGGAATTTAAGAAGTTGAATAAAAAGAATCAAGAAATGCTGACTGTTCAAAAGGTCGAAGTGAAGATCACCAATTTTGACCGATATAAAATTGAGGATTCCCATAGTATCTTTGAAGTGGAAGAAATGATAAAGGAAGATTTGAATGTCCTTTTAGCAAAGGATTTAAATACGGTGTATCAAAATAAAGATCTTATTAAGAAAACCATTGAAAACAAAACGGTGAAAATAAATGATAAGAGATATAATGTGAAAGTGAAAGAGATATATTTTTTTACAAAAGTACAAATTTATTTAGAGTTACGGCTTGCGACTTAA